A genomic region of Methylobacterium durans contains the following coding sequences:
- a CDS encoding sulfite:cytochrome C oxidoreductase subunit B: MTRILIAAFLVLAAGAALAGPKTYDLPEATAQLRPAPSGHETGFEAAQTNCLSCHSVDYIAMQPPKKGRAFWESEVTKMIKVYHAPIDEAAGKAIAAYLTEAY; this comes from the coding sequence ATGACGCGCATCCTGATCGCCGCCTTCCTGGTCCTCGCCGCCGGTGCGGCCCTGGCCGGCCCGAAGACCTACGACCTCCCGGAAGCGACGGCGCAGCTGCGTCCGGCGCCCTCCGGCCACGAGACCGGCTTCGAGGCGGCGCAGACCAACTGCCTGAGCTGCCACTCGGTCGATTACATCGCGATGCAGCCGCCGAAGAAGGGCCGGGCGTTCTGGGAATCCGAGGTGACCAAGATGATCAAGGTCTACCACGCCCCGATCGACGAGGCGGCCGGCAAGGCCATCGCCGCCTACCTGACCGAGGCGTATTGA